Proteins co-encoded in one Opisthocomus hoazin isolate bOpiHoa1 chromosome 9, bOpiHoa1.hap1, whole genome shotgun sequence genomic window:
- the RETREG2 gene encoding reticulophagy regulator 2 codes for MASGRAEEAAAAAAAEEEEEEAAAAAAARLAAALRQRLRGWEAALAAAQRLLVWERPLHSLVTAAALGGALWLFSSTSLRPLFLLSMSLLGILLLERWKPRFLFDFSAQPSEEPGGESEGVTSGAQPHLLSVPELCHCLAESWVTFRLYLQELLQYKRQNPAKFCMSVCSGCLILAVVGHYVPGIMISYIILLSILLWPLVVYHELIQRMYTRLEPVLMKLDYSMKAETLHHKHEKKKRQGKSEPAAGDEPTAETESESEAELSGFSPVVDVKKTALALSITDSELSDEEASILESGGFSVSRATTPQLTDVSEDLDQQSLHSEPEESFSKDLAEFPSVEEYHSRDLGPQSDEDTFGVPLGPELAHAARELDSAEKEAADSELSILRLASPLHFVNTHFNGGGQAAGGNAEPKTVPAPSLGVCIDTLSEEIVTTAITTAVQNTLSALLRSSEASEGPSLSEFLPTEPEEKLSFQAQLSETEAVEAEAAASPEDEEEADDFELLDQGELEQMDVELGLGEEQEEQASPAAPAPPSPALAELPKPGDEEEAVMTAASMS; via the exons atgGCGAGCGGCCGGGCCGAggaggcagcggcggcggcggcggccgaggaggaggaggaggaggcggcggcggcggcggcggcgcggctggcggcggctctgcggcagcggctgcggggctgggaggcggcgctggcggcggcgcaGCGGCTGCTGGTGTGGGAGAGGCCACTGCACAGCCTGGTGACCGCCGCCGCGCTCGGCGGGGCCCTCTG GTTGTTTTCCTCCACCTCCCTGAGACCCCTGTTTCTCCTCAGCATGTCCCTTCTTGGCATCCTCTTGCTGGAGAGGTGGAAGCCCAGGTTCCTGTTTGATTTCTCAG CACAGCCATCGGAGGAGCCGGGAGGAGAAAG TGAGGGGGTGACTTCAGGGGCACAACCTCACCTGCTCAGTGTCCCTGAGCTGTGCCACTGTCTGGCAGAGAGCTGGGTCACCTTCAGGCTGTACCTGCAGGAACTGCTACAGTACAAGAGGCAAAATCCTGCCAAG TTCTGCATGAGTGTCTGTTCAGGCTGCCTGATTCTGGCTGTAGTTGGACACTATGTTCCAGGCATAATGATCTCCTACATCATTT TGCTCAGCATTCTGCTCTGGCCTCTGGTGGTCTACCACGAGCTGATCCAGAGGATGTACACGCGTTTGGAGCCTGTCCTGATGAAACTGGACTACAGTATGAAGGCAGAGACACTGCACCACAAGCATGAGAAGAAGA agCGACAAGGGAAGAGTGAGCCTGCAGCAGGTGATGAGCCAACAGCAGAGACGGAGAGTGAGAGTGAGGCAGAGCTGTCAGGCTTCTCCCCGGTG GTGGATGTAAAAAAGACTGCCCTGGCACTGTCAATCACAGATTCTGAGCTCTCTGATGAGGAGGCTTCCATCCTGGAAAGTGGGGGCTTTTCTGTCTCAAGGGCTACCACCCCACAGCTGACGGATGTTTCTGAAG ACCTGGATCAGCAGAGCCTGCACAGCGAGCCGGAGGAGTCGTTTTCCAAGGACCTGGCAGAGTTTCCCTCCGTGGAAGAATATCATTCCAGAGACCTGGGACCACAGAGCGATGAAGATACGTTTGGTGTGCCTCTGGGTCCCGAGCTTGCCCACGCTGCCCGTGAGCTGGACTCGGCAGAGAAGGAGGCCGCGGACTCTGAGCTCTCCATCCTTCGCCTGGCGTCTCCTCTCCATTTTGTAAATACGCACTTCAACGGGGGTGGGCAAGCGGCAGGAGGCAACGCAGAGCCAAAGACTGTCCCTGCCCCAAGCCTGGGCGTCTGCATTGACACGCTGAGCGAGGAGATCGTCACCACTGCCATTACCACGGCGGTGCAGAACACCCTCTCCGCCCTGCTGCGCTCCTCCGAGGCCAGCGAGGGGCCCTCCCTCTCCGAGTTCCTGCCCACTGAGCCCGAAGAGAAACTGAGCTTCCAAGCACAGCTGTCAGAGACCGAAGCGgtggaggcagaggcagcagcttcaccggaggatgaggaggaagcagatgaCTTTGAGCTGCTGGATCAGGGGGAGCTGGAGCAAATGGATGTAGAGCTGGGGcttggagaggagcaggaggaacaaGCGTCTCCTGCCGCTCCGGCTCCCCCCTCTCCCGCGCTTGCTGAGCTGCCAAAGCCAGGAGATGAGGAGGAGGCAGTGATGACAGCAGCATCCATGTCTTAG
- the ZFAND2B gene encoding AN1-type zinc finger protein 2B isoform X1, with protein sequence MEFPELGAHCSWAACQRLDFLPLKCDACEQIFCTDHIAYAQHGCTSAYKKDVQVPVCPLCNTPVPVRRGEMPDVVVGEHIDRDCKSDPAQRKRKIFTNKCQKPGCKQKEMMKVICDQCHKNYCLKHRHPLDHNCSGAGRPLSKAGHAAVARAQASSSKPVAASSSGAARPADSPSSPASARGSRAAAPQTRSASPPAAMLQNGLSEEEALQRALEMSLAESARSAVQPPSSTQEEEDLALARALSASEAEYQQSQRQAHGSKPSNCSMS encoded by the exons ATGGAGTTCCCGGAGCTGGGCGCGCACTGCTCGTGGGCCGCCTGCCAGCGGCTGG ATTTCCTCCCGCTGAAGTGCGACGCCTGCGAGCAGATCTTCTGCACCGACCACATCGCGTACGCCCAGCACGGCTGCACTTCGGCCTACAAGAAG GACGTGCAGGTCCCTGTGTGTCCCCTCTGCAACACCCCGGTCCCCGTGAGGCGGGGGGAGATGCCCGATGTCGTGGTGGGCGAGCACATCGACCGTGACTGCAAGTCCGACCCCGCGCAGCGCAAGCGCAAG ATCTTCACCAACAAGTGTCAGAAGCCCGGCTGCAAGCAGAAGGAGATGATGAAGGTGATCTGTGACCAGTGCCACAAGAACTACTGCCTCAAGCACCGGCACCCCCTGGACCACAACTGCAGCGGGGCAGGGCGTCCCCTCTCCAAAGCTGG GCACGCTGCGGTCGCGAGAGCCCAGGCATCCTCCTCCAAACCAGTTGCTGCATCGAGCAGCGGAGCTGCTCGGCCAGCAGACagcccctcttctccagcctctgcCAG aggcagcagagcagctgcgccGCAGACTCGCAGCGCctcccctccggcagccatgctgcagAACGGGCTG AGCGAGGAAGAGGCCCTGCAGCGAGCTCTGGAGATGTCCCTGGCAGAGTCGGCACGCAGCGCGGTGCAGCCGCCCAG cagcacgcaggaggaggaggatctgGCACTGGCCCGGGCGCTGTCGGCGAGCGAAGCCGAGTACCAGCAGTCGCAGCGGCAG
- the SLC23A3 gene encoding solute carrier family 23 member 3, with amino-acid sequence MNGGFRGAPGAGSPALASCSPQKMCSWVLGCCLALQHLAVQASLLCIFYLLLLSTLPEELPHAQTTSELLARSLFACGISTMLQTTLGSRLPLIQIPSFEYLVPAVVLSSHLPLSASTERNGTAVANVCPAPHCTVTGSRAASLREVSGAVLISGLLQLVLGVSGMCGWAAQRCGPMVLAPSLSIIGLSAYKEAAFFCSTNWGVALLLMLLAVTFSQHLRSCHLPFCAWPQAQEGSMEPSVPTLRTFSVLLPFAGVCVFCAILSHLQIPWESLDLPTAQLSWANSTFQAPWLRIPYAGEWGWPLLTPRALAVGIAMAIGCSMNSVGCYVLCRRLLRAPRLPPHACNRGLCTEGLGSLLAGLLGTPGGTAASIANACAAGLTQAGSRISVQVSALACVVLGLSPRLAGLLTRIPLAVHGGLLCVTYAVAVGTGISYFQYADIDSGRNIFIVGFAMFMALLVPRWLGAAPAHLATGWVPLDLLFLSLLMVPVFLTGFLSFFLENTVSGTMEERGLLSDLALRKAGAGDRHPHGERGEASQAYGLPAGLRRLLPSSCSTFPCCFLCPGSEEEEEEEGSHIAEEGTAAPGEGTHLLPKPGVGELQPARRPSEMDMPPWHTVA; translated from the exons atgAATGGGGGCTTCCGCGGAGCGCCTGGTGCCGGGAGCCCCGCGCTCGCATCCTGCTCCCCGCAGAAGatgtgctcctgggtgctgggCTGTTGCTTAGCCCTTCAG CACCTGGCCGTGCAGGCCTCCTTGCTGTGCATCTTCTACCTCCTCCTGCTGTCCACCCTGCCCGAGGAGCTGCCCCATGCCCAGACCACCAGCGAGCTGCTGGCACGCAGCCTCTTTGCCTGTGGCATCTCCACCATGCTGCAGACCACCCTGGGGAGCCG GCTGCCGCTGATCCAGATCCCGTCCTTCGAGTACCTGGTCCCTGCCGTGGTGCTGAGCTCCCACCTGCCCCTCAGTGCCAGCACGGAGAGGAACG GCACAGCCGTGGCCAACGTGTGCCCTGCACCACACTGTACCGTCACAGGGAGCCGGGCTGCCTCGCTGCGAGAG GTCTCTGGAGCTGTGCTGATCTCTGGGCTGCTTCAGCTGGTGCTGGGAGTGTCCGGCATGTGTGGGTGGGCAGCCCAGCGCTGCGGGCCCATGGTGCTGGCCCCCAGCCTCTCCATCATCGGGCTGTCCGCATACAAAGAGGCCGCTTTCTTCTGCTCCACTAACTGGGGGGTAGCGCTGCT GCTCATGCTTCTTGCTGtcaccttctcccagcacctgAGGTCCTGCCACCTGCCTTTCTGTGCCTGGCCCCAGGCTCAGGAGGGTTCCATGGAGCCATCCGTCCCCACGCTGCGCACGTTCTCG GTGCTGCTCCCATTTGCTGGTGTCTGCGTTTTCTGTGCCATCCTCAGCCACCTCCAGATCCCCTGGGAATCACTGGACCTGCCCACAGCGCAGCTGTCCTGGGCCAACAGCACCTTCCAGGCCCCTTGGCTCCGCATCCCCTACGCAG GCGAGTGGGGGTGGCCGCTGCTCACCCCCCGGGCGCTGGCAGTGGGCATCGCCATGGCCATCGGTTGCAGCATGAACTCAGTGGGCTGCTACGTGCTGTGCAGGAGGCTGCTGCgagccccccggctgcccccccacGCCTGCAACCGGGGGCTCTGCACCGAAGGGCTGGGCAGCctcctggcagggctgctgggcacGCCGGGGGGCACGGCCGCCAGCATCGCCAACGCCTGCGCCGCCGGCCTCACGCAG GCTGGCTCTCGCATCTCGGTGCAAGTAAGCGCGCTGGCATGTGTGGTGCTGGGTCTGTCCCCGCGGCTGGCAGGGCTCCTCACCCGCATCCCACTGGCTGTTCATG GGGGGTTGCTCTGCGTCACCTATGCCGTGGCCGTGGGCACGGGGATCTCCTACTTCCAGTATGCGGACATCGACTCGGGGAGGAACATCTTCATCGTTGGCTTCGccatgttcatggcactgctggtGCCACGGTGGCTTGGCGCAGCTCCAGCTCACCTGGCCACAG GCTGGGTGCCCCTggacctcctcttcctctccctgctcATGGTGCCTGTCTTCTTAACTGGCTTCTTGTCATTTTTCTTGGAGAACACAGTCTCAG GAACTATGGAGGAGCGAGGGCTGCTCTCTGACCTGGCGCTGCGGAAAGCTGGGGCAGGTGATCGCCACCCCCACGGAGAGAGGGGCGAAGCCAGCCAGGCGTATGGACTCCCTGCTGGGCTGAGGAGGCTACTGCCATCCTCCTGCAGCACCTTCCCCTGCTGCTTCCTCTGCCCGgggagtgaggaggaggaagaggaggaaggcagccaCATTGCCGAGGAGGGGACTGCTGCACCGGGGGAAGGGACACACCTGCTCCCCAAACCTGGCGTGggggagctgcagccagccaggaggCCGAGCGAGATGGACATGCCTCCATGGCACACTGTGGCCTGA
- the ZFAND2B gene encoding AN1-type zinc finger protein 2B isoform X2, producing MEFPELGAHCSWAACQRLDFLPLKCDACEQIFCTDHIAYAQHGCTSAYKKDVQVPVCPLCNTPVPVRRGEMPDVVVGEHIDRDCKSDPAQRKRKIFTNKCQKPGCKQKEMMKVICDQCHKNYCLKHRHPLDHNCSGAGRPLSKAGHAAVARAQASSSKPVAASSSGAARPADSPSSPASARGSRAAAPQTRSASPPAAMLQNGLSEEEALQRALEMSLAESARSAVQPPSTQEEEDLALARALSASEAEYQQSQRQAHGSKPSNCSMS from the exons ATGGAGTTCCCGGAGCTGGGCGCGCACTGCTCGTGGGCCGCCTGCCAGCGGCTGG ATTTCCTCCCGCTGAAGTGCGACGCCTGCGAGCAGATCTTCTGCACCGACCACATCGCGTACGCCCAGCACGGCTGCACTTCGGCCTACAAGAAG GACGTGCAGGTCCCTGTGTGTCCCCTCTGCAACACCCCGGTCCCCGTGAGGCGGGGGGAGATGCCCGATGTCGTGGTGGGCGAGCACATCGACCGTGACTGCAAGTCCGACCCCGCGCAGCGCAAGCGCAAG ATCTTCACCAACAAGTGTCAGAAGCCCGGCTGCAAGCAGAAGGAGATGATGAAGGTGATCTGTGACCAGTGCCACAAGAACTACTGCCTCAAGCACCGGCACCCCCTGGACCACAACTGCAGCGGGGCAGGGCGTCCCCTCTCCAAAGCTGG GCACGCTGCGGTCGCGAGAGCCCAGGCATCCTCCTCCAAACCAGTTGCTGCATCGAGCAGCGGAGCTGCTCGGCCAGCAGACagcccctcttctccagcctctgcCAG aggcagcagagcagctgcgccGCAGACTCGCAGCGCctcccctccggcagccatgctgcagAACGGGCTG AGCGAGGAAGAGGCCCTGCAGCGAGCTCTGGAGATGTCCCTGGCAGAGTCGGCACGCAGCGCGGTGCAGCCGCCCAG cacgcaggaggaggaggatctgGCACTGGCCCGGGCGCTGTCGGCGAGCGAAGCCGAGTACCAGCAGTCGCAGCGGCAG
- the CNPPD1 gene encoding protein CNPPD1: MELDGLLLDEEGTFSLSGFQEFTFLPRHQQLSERVRKRLYYGLDKDCSLDNLSSPVADIAVELLQKVAPSPIRRLQKKYVSHVSREACISPCSMMLALVYIERLRHRNPEYLQQISSSDLFLISMMVASKYLYDEGEEEEVFNDEWGAAGKVDVQTMNTLEMNFLSAIDWSLYTDPRELFEVLSWLEGRVAEKQGMWRGWFTYTDLCVLMEQSMWQHVLGQFYQQVVKLACLLGVVYLTGFAAVFASVAVVHRSMCVRSVSPAAPRPALFHEEGCCPLDAQPAPDQPQPELPDVSAASSTRCLGENETTEELRCGGVTATALYLWGSVMTALSYPKAPDLAQRRSPLQGPFQRIPTACERSNRTAPAAPPSQPGLFGLAVLPVPPALHCHACLAGVGPPWGAAPNRKDWLDPLGLRQCSLHTAMDLSRIKSFIFPS; encoded by the exons ATGGAGCTGGACGGGCTGCTGCTGGACGAGGAgggcaccttctccctcagcGGCTTCCAGGAGTTCACG TTCCTgcccaggcaccagcagctgagcGAGAGGGTGCGGAAGCGGCTCTATTATGGCTTGGACAAGGATTGCAGCCTGGATAATCTCTCCAGCCCCGTGGCAG ATATTGCTGTGGAGTTGTTGCAGAAAGTGGCTCCCAGCCCTATCCGCAGACTCCAGAAGAAATATGTGTCTCATGTATCTCG GGAAGCTTGCATCTCGCCCTGCTCCATGATGCTGGCACTGGTATACATTGAGAGACTCCGGCACCGGAACCCTGAATACCTCCAGCAGATCTCATCTTCAGACCTCTTCCTGATCTCCATG ATGGTTGCTAGTAAGTACCTGTATGatgagggtgaggaggaggaggtgttcaACGACGAGTGGGGAGCGGCAGGGAAGGTGGACGTCCAGACCATGAACACACTGGAGATGAACTTCCTGAGCGCCATT GACTGGAGTCTCTACACAGACCCCCGAGAGCTGTTTGAAGTGCTGAGCTGGCTGGAAGGACG tgtggCAGAAAAGCAGGGCATGTGGCGTGGCTGGTTCACCTACACGGATCTGTGTGTCCTCATGGAGCAGTCCATGTGGCAGCACGTGCTGGGCCAGTTCTACCAGCAAGTGGTGAAG CTGGCCTGCCTGCTGGGTGTGGTGTACCTGACCGGCTTCGCCGCTGTCTTCGCCTCCGTCGCTGTGGTGCACCGGTCCATGTGCGTGAGGAGcgtcagccctgcagccccccggcctgCGCTGTTCCACGAGGAGGGTTGCTGCCCGCTGGATGCCCAGCCAGCCCCTGACCAGCCGCAGCCCGAGCTGCCTGACGTCTCTGCGGCCAGCAGCACCCGTTGCTTGGGGGAGAACGAGACAACCGAGGAGCTGCGTTGCGGGGGTGTCACCGCAACCGCGCTCTACCTGTGGGGCAGCGTGATGACGGCTCTCTCCTACCCGAAGGCGCCTGATCTGGCCCAACGGAGGAGCCCCCTGCAAGGCCCCTTCCAGAGAATACCCACTGCCTGCGAGAGATCTAACCGTACTGCCCCTGCCGCACCCCCCAGCCAGCCTGGCCTCTTCGGACTCGCCGTGCTCCCGGTTCCTCCGGCACTCCACTGCCATGCCTGCTTAGCTGGTGTGGGCCCCCCATGGGGTGCAGCCCCCAACCGCAAGGACTGGCTGGACCCCCTGGGGCTGAGGCAGTGCTCCTTGCACACTGCCATGGATCTCAGTAGAATCAAGAGCTTCATTTTTCCCAGCTAG